In Plasmodium knowlesi strain H genome assembly, chromosome: 8, the DNA window tacattttttttttccccccccattatttgcttcttttttttttttttatattttattttattttatttttttttttataaagttctaattatatgaatgttctAGCATTCTTCCACACCTTTTTTTCGCGGAaatcgtaatatagtgttCGTGCTGGGGGGCGCGAGCGCTCGCGCGCCGATgtcccatacattttttttacgggaACAAGATATAGCACCTATTAGGGGCAACTTTTCGCAAAGATGGAAACAGaatttaagggaaaaaagaaataaataatgaagaaaaaattaaaaaaaaaaaaaaatgtgtgttcataaaaaaaaaataataatgtttttttttttttttctataaacaaaaggtgtcctttcacagaaaaaaaaaagaaaggaatgttacaaagaaaataagaaataaaggtggaagaaaaaatcctttttttttcttcctttttttttttttttttttgtttcaagaacaaataaaaaggaaaaaaaaaaaaaaaaaaaggacaaaaggtgtgaaaccaatatccttcatcttaaacaataaaccataaaccctgaaatcataaaccctgaaatcataaaccctgaaatcataaaccctgaaatcataaaccctgaaatcataaaccctgaaatcataaaccctgaaatcataaaccctaaactgtgaaccctaaaacataaacccggaactatTAAcactataccctaaaacctgaaccctgaaccctgaaccctgaacctgagaccataaaccctaaactgtaaaccctaaactgtgaaccctaaactgtgaaccctaaactgtgaacctgagaccatgaaccttaaaccataaacccggaacctaaacttggaacacgttccattggaacctgctccaaaggaatactttccataggaacaccttccataagaacttcttccttaggaacctgttcttcttccattaattcggatcccatgaactcttgaaccaaaagttccagaaaatccttctggttcaattgtgtgtcgcctttttgacattcatccaacacttcaaaatgaatttcaataatcgttcgacgattcacgcgaccagaacgtttcgttcttgttggagcagaacgaggttttcgttccttcaccaattgatattcatgtgaactatcttgctgcacatgatcgtGGAGCTGTTcttgtactgatggaccaggaatttcagcaggagatcttctgaaacgtggtcctcctttaccaagaggaccaaaatactacaaaaaaaaaaaaaaaaaaaaaaaatgagaggatatttttgttaggaagattgtgaaatattctttttacacatttttttttttttttttcttttaaccattaaaaaaaaattttttttccttttaactattaaatgtgtcctttaaaattttttttttccttttaactattaaatgtgtcctttaaaattttttttttccttttaaccattaaaaaaaaattttttcttttttatctttatcTTActttccaaaggtaataagccatagcagaaaggccaatggagacaggagccaaaggaagaaaaggggtaaggagatccgtaataaggatgggacagactgtattcgaTAATGTgtcttccatttgtttttgtttcgATTGGTCTTTGAACAGTGGTTCCACTTTGTCCGGTACTTTGTCATTGCCAATGGAGCAATCTTTATAATCGTTTTTATCGTCcaatgtgcacacaaaacaagaattagtaCCATTATTGCATTTAGATGATGCATTCATAATGGCATTACTTTCACCAAAAGCGTGATTTATACCGTCCTCTATGCTACAAtggggatgtacccaactatttccccttttcttatcatttgccattgtttgcaattgttttgaatattctttaagaaataaacaacccatcgtttgttcaaacgatggggCATTAAGAGGGTCCTTTTGGCCTTTACCATGGgtataaatgtgctgcagtcctgcagcaaaatgcaaacaagctgctttatttgttcgcCTTTCTGTATGGCCAAATTTATTCCATTTGCTGTCATCTTTGCAGTACTGTTCAGCAGCCG includes these proteins:
- a CDS encoding SICAvar, type I (fragment), producing DDINTVVKGELTQLLQHITDEEKWKEVDSYCKGDIGSTSNDTPGEISAKQKACKLFASGLKHISKIEDDTKKADVPLRKTMMCAALNLYADQLITKATDQCPLDNEKLDQAIQHAFEKYNATNNGISQCSTSNSCFECKRESTFHNCQIGSKATDTVKPKLESLLQDNDNSNPHNNKEKTLNKINKIESFCTQVQCAIKQELRRKRKLQKGELPSWGALSDEIGKELTELLKDMNSATKQSAAEQYCKDDSKWNKFGHTERRTNKAACLHFAAGLQHIYTHGKGQKDPLNAPSFEQTMGCLFLKEYSKQLQTMANDKKRGNSWVHPHCSIEDGINHAFGESNAIMNASSKCNNGTNSCFVCTLDDKNDYKDCSIGNDKVPDKVEPLFKDQSKQKQMEDTLSNTVCPILITDLLTPFLPLAPVSIGLSAMAYYLWKYFGPLGKGGPRFRRSPAEIPGPSVQEQLHDHVQQDSSHEYQLVKERKPRSAPTRTKRSGRVNRRTIIEIHFEVLDECQKGDTQLNQKDFLELLVQEFMGSELMEEEQVPKEEVLMEGVPMESIPLEQVPMERVPSLGSGFMV